The following proteins are encoded in a genomic region of Candidatus Methylomirabilis tolerans:
- a CDS encoding enoyl-CoA hydratase/isomerase family protein, producing MAHKALIHTVTGSVATITLNRPDRYNALNGRMVEELLEAVLACHEDQAVRAVVLTGAGQAFCAGGDVREFLDHAGALALQIKRLLGSLHSVISSICRMPKPVIAGVGGVAAGAGMGLVMACDLAVAAESAGFTMAYTKIGLPPDAGSSYFLPRLVGLRRATELTFTNRVLTAEEAKEWGLVNRVVPDAELAVTVDALANELASGPTLALGRAKQLLSMSDQVCLETQMGNEAELIALSSQTADFREGVRAFTEKRVPAFSGQE from the coding sequence ATGGCCCATAAGGCACTGATCCACACGGTAACAGGCTCAGTGGCTACCATTACGCTAAACCGGCCTGATCGTTATAATGCCCTGAATGGGCGAATGGTGGAGGAGTTGCTGGAGGCGGTTCTCGCCTGCCACGAGGACCAGGCAGTTCGCGCAGTCGTGCTGACGGGCGCCGGCCAGGCCTTTTGCGCCGGCGGAGATGTCAGAGAGTTCCTCGATCATGCCGGCGCCCTCGCCTTGCAGATCAAACGGCTATTGGGATCTCTCCACAGTGTGATTTCATCAATCTGTCGGATGCCAAAGCCGGTTATCGCCGGGGTGGGCGGGGTCGCCGCCGGTGCGGGGATGGGCCTGGTGATGGCCTGCGATCTGGCGGTGGCGGCCGAGTCAGCCGGATTCACCATGGCCTATACGAAGATCGGGCTACCCCCTGATGCCGGCTCAAGTTATTTTCTTCCTCGATTGGTGGGATTGCGACGGGCGACGGAGTTAACCTTCACCAACCGGGTTCTGACGGCAGAAGAAGCAAAAGAATGGGGACTGGTAAATCGGGTCGTACCGGACGCTGAGCTGGCTGTGACTGTGGACGCGCTGGCGAATGAGTTAGCCTCCGGCCCGACGCTTGCTCTTGGGCGAGCCAAACAGCTTCTGTCCATGAGCGACCAGGTATGCCTGGAGACCCAAATGGGAAATGAGGCCGAGCTCATTGCGCTGAGCAGCCAGACTGCGGACTTTCGCGAGGGAGTGCGGGCTTTTACCGAAAAGCGCGTGCCGGCATTCAGTGGGCAGGAGTGA
- the thiS gene encoding sulfur carrier protein ThiS yields the protein MELTVNGKTLEATDRATITALLEQLQINPLRVAVQLNQRIIKRELYERTVLQAGDTLEVLTFMAGGSQ from the coding sequence GTGGAACTTACTGTCAACGGGAAGACGCTTGAAGCGACAGATAGGGCCACGATTACCGCGTTACTGGAGCAGTTACAGATCAACCCGCTCAGGGTTGCGGTCCAGCTTAATCAGCGGATCATCAAGCGTGAGCTGTATGAGCGTACTGTGCTGCAAGCAGGGGACACATTGGAGGTTCTCACCTTCATGGCCGGCGGGTCCCAATAA
- a CDS encoding thiazole synthase codes for MTEHDDTLEFAGRKFRSRLIVGTGKFPDHRTMQRAHEASGAEMVTVAVRRVNLDRTQESLLDYIDIGRYALLPNTAGCYTAEEAIKTAMLAREVGLSDMVKLEVIGDQRTLFPDNEELLKATKVLVKEGFVVLPYTNDDPIMAKKLEDAGAAVVMPLAAPIGSGLGIRNPHNIRIILEGARVPIIVDAGVGTASDAAIAMELGCDGVLMNTAIACAKDPVVMAEAMRYAVIAGRSAYLAGRIPKKLYASASSPLEGMIE; via the coding sequence GTGACGGAACATGACGATACCCTTGAATTTGCCGGTAGGAAGTTTCGGTCGCGGCTCATCGTTGGGACAGGTAAGTTTCCGGACCATCGAACGATGCAGCGGGCTCATGAGGCTTCCGGCGCCGAGATGGTGACGGTAGCGGTCAGAAGGGTGAACCTGGATCGAACTCAGGAGTCGCTTCTGGACTACATCGACATTGGGAGGTACGCGCTCCTACCCAACACCGCCGGCTGCTACACTGCAGAGGAGGCGATCAAGACCGCGATGCTGGCCCGCGAGGTCGGTCTCTCGGACATGGTCAAACTAGAGGTCATTGGCGATCAGCGGACCCTCTTTCCGGATAACGAGGAGCTGTTGAAGGCTACCAAGGTTTTAGTCAAGGAAGGCTTTGTGGTCTTGCCCTACACCAACGACGATCCTATCATGGCGAAGAAGCTGGAGGATGCCGGCGCGGCCGTCGTGATGCCCCTCGCCGCCCCGATCGGTTCCGGCCTTGGGATACGAAACCCACACAACATCAGGATCATCCTCGAGGGGGCGCGAGTCCCGATTATTGTCGATGCGGGGGTGGGCACGGCTTCGGATGCCGCTATCGCTATGGAGCTGGGATGCGATGGCGTCCTGATGAATACGGCGATCGCATGCGCCAAAGATCCCGTCGTGATGGCGGAAGCGATGCGGTATGCAGTGATCGCCGGACGATCGGCGTACCTGGCCGGACGGATACCGAAGAAGCTCTACGCCAGCGCTTCAAGCCCACTCGAAGGTATGATCGAATAG
- the thiE gene encoding thiamine phosphate synthase: MLNPTPDTRHPSSWGLYVITDRSRTKGRPLEVVVDAALAGGAKAIQLREKDLSTRDLYKLIERLLPLVRGRGAHLLINDRVDLTLALPIDGVHLARTSLPPAETRALLGPTRLIGVSCHSLEEAIEAERGGADFIVFGPLFPTPSKAAYGSPVGLTQIKEMRRQIRLPILGIGGVTTPNAASVMASGTDGVAVISAVMMADDPADAVSALLRVIRSTPRGIAGH, encoded by the coding sequence ATGCTTAACCCGACACCCGATACCAGACACCCATCTTCGTGGGGTCTGTATGTCATAACCGATCGCTCCCGGACGAAAGGTCGGCCGCTTGAGGTGGTCGTCGATGCCGCGCTTGCCGGTGGGGCGAAAGCCATTCAGCTTCGCGAAAAAGATCTTTCGACACGAGACCTTTATAAACTGATTGAGCGACTCCTGCCTCTTGTACGTGGGCGAGGCGCCCACCTCCTCATCAATGATCGAGTCGATCTGACATTGGCCCTGCCGATCGATGGTGTCCATCTTGCCAGAACGAGTCTTCCGCCTGCCGAAACGCGGGCCCTGTTGGGACCGACGCGGCTAATCGGCGTTTCCTGCCACTCTCTAGAAGAGGCGATTGAGGCGGAAAGAGGAGGGGCCGACTTCATCGTCTTCGGTCCGCTGTTCCCGACGCCTTCCAAAGCAGCGTACGGTTCGCCCGTTGGCCTGACGCAAATCAAGGAGATGAGACGGCAGATCCGACTGCCGATTCTGGGTATTGGAGGAGTCACTACCCCAAACGCGGCTTCCGTGATGGCGTCCGGTACTGACGGGGTGGCTGTTATCTCCGCTGTCATGATGGCGGACGATCCAGCCGACGCCGTTTCCGCCCTGCTTCGTGTCATCCGCTCCACCCCCAGGGGCATAGCAGGGCACTAG
- a CDS encoding NYN domain-containing protein, which yields MWIVIDGYNLIRRSPRLSLLDRRDMEEGREALLTALAAYRRLKGHRITVIFDGWERGGISEQVKLTAGLQVVFSRRGERADQAILRCVEKAPSGAIVVTSDRALANEVARTGALVLSTEEFHERLDRVLQEGDGGEFQKDDESNPESSGPRRLKGPARRPSKQAKRRMTTLKRL from the coding sequence ATGTGGATTGTGATTGATGGCTATAATCTGATTCGTCGCTCCCCTCGACTGTCTCTCCTTGATCGTCGGGATATGGAGGAGGGTCGGGAGGCTCTCCTGACAGCATTAGCCGCCTACCGACGTTTGAAGGGTCACCGGATCACGGTTATTTTCGATGGGTGGGAGCGGGGCGGGATCAGCGAGCAGGTGAAACTCACCGCCGGCCTGCAGGTAGTCTTCTCGCGCCGCGGGGAGCGGGCCGATCAAGCCATCCTGCGATGTGTTGAAAAAGCCCCCTCAGGGGCGATTGTGGTCACCTCGGATCGGGCTTTAGCGAATGAGGTGGCGAGAACCGGCGCCTTGGTTCTTTCGACTGAGGAGTTTCACGAGCGCCTGGATCGCGTGCTCCAAGAAGGAGATGGAGGCGAGTTTCAGAAAGACGACGAATCAAACCCAGAATCCTCGGGACCTCGCAGGCTAAAAGGACCCGCTCGACGTCCATCAAAGCAAGCCAAGCGACGGATGACCACCCTCAAGCGCTTGTGA
- a CDS encoding HU family DNA-binding protein has translation MTKAELVDKIARDACITKKAAEEALASVTAGVRDSLKKGKKVTLVGFGTFSVAKRAARNGRNPQTGDVIKIKAAKIPRFRAGKALKDAVR, from the coding sequence ATGACCAAGGCGGAACTCGTGGACAAGATTGCCAGGGATGCATGCATTACGAAAAAGGCGGCAGAAGAAGCCCTGGCTAGCGTCACAGCAGGGGTACGGGACTCACTCAAGAAGGGGAAGAAGGTTACCCTGGTCGGTTTTGGGACATTCTCGGTGGCTAAGCGGGCGGCCCGGAATGGACGTAATCCTCAAACGGGTGATGTCATCAAGATCAAGGCAGCGAAGATCCCGCGATTCAGGGCGGGAAAAGCCTTGAAAGATGCCGTCAGGTAA
- the smpB gene encoding SsrA-binding protein SmpB yields the protein MISARERKILCSNRRARHEYQIEEVIEAGIALTGTEVKSLREGKADLKDSHAAIETGEAYLVGCHISPYTAGNRFNPDPNRTRKLLLHREEVMRLMGKVQEKGLTLIPLSFYVVKRKIKVELALARGKKLYDKRETLKQRAITKEMAQLARGRADRTRQ from the coding sequence ATGATATCGGCGCGGGAAAGAAAAATCCTCTGTTCCAATCGGCGGGCGAGGCATGAGTATCAGATCGAGGAGGTTATCGAGGCCGGGATAGCCCTCACCGGGACTGAGGTCAAGTCGCTGCGGGAGGGTAAGGCCGATCTGAAAGACAGCCATGCCGCAATCGAGACCGGGGAGGCGTACCTGGTGGGCTGTCATATCAGTCCGTATACTGCCGGAAACCGTTTCAATCCGGACCCGAATCGGACACGAAAACTCCTGTTGCACCGTGAGGAGGTCATGCGACTCATGGGCAAGGTTCAGGAAAAAGGCCTTACGTTGATCCCGCTGAGTTTCTATGTGGTGAAACGAAAGATCAAGGTAGAACTGGCGCTGGCCCGCGGGAAAAAGCTGTACGATAAGCGGGAAACTCTGAAACAACGCGCAATCACGAAAGAGATGGCCCAGCTTGCTCGCGGCCGTGCGGACCGGACTCGACAATAG
- a CDS encoding adenine nucleotide alpha hydrolase: protein MTLDSRPRALIAWSSGKDSAWTLQVLRQTGDVEVVGLLTTFNDAFDRVAMHAVRRGLVEAQARAAGLPLIDVPLPWPCSNAAYEEAMSRALAEARTQLKITHVAFGDLFLEDVRQYRENRMQGTGLTPLFPLWGRPTRTLAHEMVSAGLGARITCVDPKRLSPSYAGRSFDGALLDELPDEVDPCGERGEFHTFACAGPMFAHSIPVSLGEVVTRDGFVFADLLPGTDGDRTSRL, encoded by the coding sequence ATGACCTTAGATAGCCGCCCTCGCGCCCTGATCGCCTGGAGCAGCGGGAAGGACTCGGCCTGGACGCTCCAGGTCCTGCGGCAGACGGGTGATGTGGAGGTAGTGGGACTGCTCACCACCTTCAATGACGCATTCGACCGGGTGGCGATGCACGCCGTGCGGCGAGGGCTGGTTGAGGCGCAGGCACGAGCCGCGGGTCTCCCGCTCATCGATGTGCCGCTGCCATGGCCCTGCTCGAATGCGGCCTATGAGGAGGCGATGAGCCGTGCCCTGGCCGAGGCCCGCACACAGCTTAAGATCACGCATGTCGCCTTCGGTGACCTCTTCCTCGAGGATGTCCGGCAATATCGTGAGAACCGGATGCAGGGCACTGGGCTCACACCGCTGTTTCCGCTATGGGGCCGGCCAACGCGAACCCTTGCCCACGAGATGGTGAGCGCTGGTCTCGGGGCTCGGATCACGTGCGTCGATCCGAAGAGACTCTCTCCCTCGTATGCCGGACGCTCGTTCGATGGCGCCCTGCTGGATGAATTGCCCGATGAGGTCGATCCCTGTGGCGAGCGGGGCGAGTTTCATACCTTCGCCTGTGCCGGGCCGATGTTCGCCCATTCCATCCCGGTGAGCCTCGGGGAGGTTGTCACCCGCGACGGTTTCGTCTTCGCTGACCTGCTGCCGGGAACCGACGGCGACCGGACAAGTAGGCTGTAA
- a CDS encoding DUF2442 domain-containing protein, which translates to MDKVHDIQQISFSGTIMHLRVDGKPYQIDIAGESERLRNATQKQREHFEISPAGYGIHWPEVDEDLSIDGLIGVKHAPPLVTSEV; encoded by the coding sequence ATGGATAAGGTGCACGATATTCAGCAGATTTCCTTCTCTGGTACCATTATGCATTTGCGAGTCGACGGCAAGCCTTATCAAATCGATATTGCCGGTGAGTCGGAACGTTTGCGCAACGCGACGCAGAAGCAGAGGGAACACTTCGAAATTTCCCCTGCCGGTTATGGAATTCACTGGCCGGAGGTGGATGAAGATTTGTCTATTGACGGACTCATCGGCGTGAAGCATGCGCCGCCGCTCGTCACCTCAGAAGTATAG
- a CDS encoding thiamine pyrophosphate-binding protein — MELCRYLFGRFKEAGVRHIFGLPGDFFLPFFRALEEEPGIEPVILTHEPSVGYAADAYARVQGLGVAAVTYGAGALNMVNAIAQAYAERSPVLVLSGAPEIAHRDPDALLHHRVKTFASQLRVYREVTGAAAALDDPAYAVAEVDRVIDSVLRTKRPGYIEIPRDMVRMDVPVPARREQEAKPRDERAASEALAEVLARIRVAELPAIYAGAEIRRFRLHDKLVALAEKYGLPVATSLDGKAVFPEHHPLFVGNYLGEIGSPRARKVLETADCVLMLGALMTDVNTGMYTARFDRRKVISAFHEGVTVSYHRFPDVSLEDLMDALLTQPEPLKRTAPLPPPLTPPPAPAGTLTPDAIIAVLNRVAAGRPVLYTADVGDALFASVELETDMFLGPGYYSSMGFAVPAAVGAGLAAPGRRPVALVGDGAFLMTGLDLVTCVRLGLHAVVILFNNQSHGMLAAMDGPAKSYELPAPDYVRLAESLGARAFRVRTPEELEGALAEALEDVVATILIEAIIPTGTYSAPMQRLGAIVHRLRGR, encoded by the coding sequence ATGGAGCTGTGTCGGTATCTGTTCGGGCGATTTAAGGAAGCCGGGGTACGGCATATATTTGGCCTGCCGGGTGATTTCTTCCTGCCCTTCTTCCGGGCCCTGGAGGAGGAGCCGGGGATTGAGCCGGTGATCCTTACCCATGAGCCGTCCGTGGGGTACGCGGCAGACGCCTATGCGCGCGTCCAAGGCTTGGGTGTGGCGGCGGTGACCTACGGGGCAGGCGCCCTCAACATGGTGAACGCGATCGCCCAGGCCTACGCCGAGCGATCGCCGGTGCTCGTCCTCTCCGGCGCGCCCGAGATCGCCCATCGAGACCCTGATGCCCTCCTGCATCACCGGGTCAAGACCTTCGCCAGTCAGCTTCGAGTCTATCGCGAGGTGACGGGCGCGGCGGCGGCCCTCGATGACCCGGCCTATGCCGTCGCCGAGGTAGACCGCGTGATCGACAGCGTCCTTCGCACGAAGCGACCCGGCTATATCGAGATCCCACGGGACATGGTGCGGATGGACGTGCCCGTGCCTGCCAGACGTGAACAGGAAGCCAAGCCTCGAGATGAGCGCGCCGCCAGCGAGGCCCTGGCCGAGGTGCTGGCCCGTATCAGGGTGGCCGAACTGCCGGCCATCTATGCGGGCGCCGAGATCCGGCGTTTTCGGCTCCACGACAAGCTCGTCGCGCTTGCCGAGAAGTACGGGCTGCCGGTGGCCACATCTCTGGACGGCAAGGCGGTCTTCCCGGAGCATCATCCCCTCTTCGTGGGCAACTACCTCGGCGAAATAGGATCGCCCAGGGCCCGCAAGGTGCTGGAGACGGCCGACTGCGTCCTGATGCTCGGCGCCCTCATGACCGACGTCAACACCGGCATGTATACGGCGCGATTCGATCGGCGCAAGGTCATCTCGGCCTTTCACGAGGGCGTAACCGTGAGCTATCACCGCTTCCCGGATGTAAGCCTGGAGGATCTGATGGATGCGCTCCTTACCCAGCCAGAGCCGCTGAAGCGCACGGCGCCGCTTCCACCACCGCTCACGCCTCCGCCCGCGCCCGCCGGGACGCTGACGCCTGATGCGATCATCGCCGTGCTGAATCGGGTGGCGGCCGGTCGTCCGGTTCTGTACACTGCCGATGTCGGCGATGCGCTCTTCGCGAGCGTAGAGTTAGAGACCGACATGTTCCTGGGACCGGGCTACTATTCCAGCATGGGCTTTGCCGTGCCGGCCGCCGTCGGCGCAGGCTTGGCCGCACCGGGCCGGCGGCCTGTGGCCTTGGTGGGTGATGGCGCCTTCCTCATGACCGGCCTGGACCTGGTGACATGCGTGCGACTTGGGCTGCACGCCGTTGTGATCCTCTTTAACAATCAGAGTCACGGAATGCTGGCCGCGATGGATGGGCCGGCTAAATCGTACGAGTTGCCGGCCCCCGACTACGTGCGGCTCGCCGAGAGTCTAGGGGCCCGCGCCTTCCGCGTCCGCACGCCGGAGGAACTGGAGGGAGCTCTAGCTGAAGCGTTGGAGGATGTCGTGGCCACCATCCTGATCGAAGCAATCATCCCGACCGGTACCTACTCGGCCCCTATGCAGCGCCTGGGCGCTATCGTTCATCGCTTGAGGGGCAGATAA
- a CDS encoding CBS domain-containing protein, with amino-acid sequence MLVKRYMQTKVVIVGLEERANAALYMMKKKGIRHLLVTDDGKLRGIVTDRDFRLMRPSPATSLSIYEVHYLLDKVKVKEIMTKKPITVAPETSIAEAARLLLNRRIGALPVLKDEKVVGIITETDMIRALIDLEEASQR; translated from the coding sequence ATGCTGGTAAAACGCTATATGCAGACGAAGGTGGTCATAGTCGGCCTCGAGGAGCGGGCTAATGCGGCCCTGTATATGATGAAGAAGAAGGGGATTCGACATCTGCTGGTGACCGATGACGGCAAGCTGCGGGGGATCGTGACCGATCGGGACTTTCGCCTGATGCGGCCCTCCCCGGCGACGAGCTTGTCGATCTACGAGGTGCACTACTTGCTGGATAAAGTGAAAGTCAAAGAGATCATGACCAAAAAGCCGATTACTGTCGCACCGGAGACTTCGATTGCCGAGGCGGCGCGCCTGCTCCTCAATCGACGGATCGGCGCGCTCCCTGTGTTGAAGGATGAAAAGGTGGTCGGCATCATCACCGAGACGGACATGATCCGGGCCCTGATCGATCTGGAGGAAGCTTCGCAAAGGTAA
- a CDS encoding BrnA antitoxin family protein, translating into MSTMSKRPIRMPTAEEDKVITAAAKRDPDAQPLTSKQLQAMVPLKALRGRPKSAHKKLLVSVRYSPEVVAYFKSTGEGWQSLMDSVLRKYVARHSRSA; encoded by the coding sequence ATGTCGACAATGTCTAAGCGGCCCATTCGTATGCCTACTGCGGAAGAGGACAAAGTTATTACTGCGGCAGCCAAACGCGACCCTGACGCACAACCTCTTACGTCAAAGCAGTTGCAGGCCATGGTGCCGCTGAAAGCCCTGCGTGGTCGGCCGAAATCTGCGCACAAGAAGCTGCTCGTGTCCGTGCGCTACAGCCCCGAGGTTGTCGCCTACTTCAAATCCACCGGGGAAGGGTGGCAATCGCTCATGGACAGCGTGCTTCGGAAATACGTGGCACGCCATTCGCGTAGCGCGTAA
- a CDS encoding CBS domain-containing protein, with translation MQNARLLLNRRIGALPVVKDEKVAGIITETDMIRALIDLEEAQ, from the coding sequence ATGCAGAACGCGCGCCTGCTGCTCAATCGACGGATCGGTGCGCTGCCGGTTGTGAAGGATGAGAAGGTCGCCGGCATCATCACCGAGACGGACATGATCCGGGCCCTGATCGATCTGGAGGAAGCCCAGTGA
- a CDS encoding type II toxin-antitoxin system Phd/YefM family antitoxin, with amino-acid sequence MRTELVTTLKRHATELLSELDRNKEPILITQHGVPSAYLVDVETYEALQHRMSLLEGIARGEKAIEEGRTLTHAQAKKRMTRWLK; translated from the coding sequence ATGCGGACTGAACTCGTCACAACACTGAAGCGCCACGCCACAGAGCTTCTCTCCGAGCTGGATCGGAACAAGGAGCCTATCCTCATTACGCAGCACGGTGTACCAAGCGCCTACCTGGTAGACGTTGAAACCTACGAGGCCTTGCAGCATCGGATGAGCCTGCTCGAGGGAATCGCGCGTGGGGAGAAAGCTATTGAGGAAGGGCGTACGCTCACTCATGCGCAGGCCAAAAAGCGCATGACTCGATGGCTGAAGTAA
- a CDS encoding CBS domain-containing protein codes for MLLNRRIGALPVLKDERVVGIITETDMIRTLIDPEGSQGA; via the coding sequence ATGCTCCTCAATCGACGGATCGGCGCGTTGCCGGTGTTGAAGGATGAGCGGGTCGTCGGCATCATCACCGAGACGGACATGATCCGGACCCTGATCGATCCGGAGGGGAGCCAGGGAGCGTGA
- a CDS encoding YgiT-type zinc finger protein: MKCLHCQGEMKKGTTPFHVDRKGCHLTLDSVPAWVCTQCGEPYFEENEVNAIQELIRSIEQKTQSLALTA; this comes from the coding sequence ATGAAATGTCTACATTGTCAGGGCGAAATGAAGAAGGGCACAACTCCGTTCCATGTTGATCGGAAGGGCTGCCATCTGACCTTGGACAGCGTGCCGGCATGGGTATGTACTCAGTGTGGTGAGCCTTATTTCGAGGAAAACGAAGTCAACGCGATCCAGGAACTGATCCGGTCCATCGAGCAGAAGACTCAGTCGCTTGCGCTGACTGCATGA
- a CDS encoding DUF4258 domain-containing protein, with amino-acid sequence MVEGEGILLRVREAARKRRLYLPHAVRQMERPDRMITIAEVRDVIEHGEIIEDYPEDARGHSCLLLGRGDSDRPIHVVCAPKIDYLAVITAYIPDEKEWDSDFRVRRTP; translated from the coding sequence ATGGTTGAAGGCGAGGGAATTCTTCTGCGGGTCCGTGAGGCCGCTCGAAAGAGACGGCTCTACCTACCTCATGCGGTTCGACAGATGGAGCGGCCAGACCGTATGATAACAATAGCGGAAGTGCGGGACGTTATCGAACACGGCGAGATCATCGAGGACTATCCGGAGGACGCCAGAGGTCACAGTTGCCTTTTGCTCGGCCGCGGAGATTCCGACCGTCCGATTCATGTCGTCTGCGCTCCGAAGATAGATTACCTGGCTGTCATCACGGCCTATATCCCCGATGAGAAGGAATGGGATAGCGACTTCAGAGTAAGGAGAACACCATGA